In Fibrobacter sp. UWEL, the genomic window GTGTGTTCTGCGTAGCAGGAGTAGTAATACGGAGTGATAGCTTCGAATTCACCGGCACAGGTATCTACAGAGTAGTAGCTGGGCTTCAGGTTGATGGCGTTACGTGCAGCCATGACTTCTTCCGGAGTCTTGCCGAACAGGTAACCGATCTGGATATCGCTAAAGCCGAATTCCTTTGCCTGGCGGAACAGGTCCTTGTCCTTGCAGAGGTTTTCGAGAGAACCTGCGCTCTTGATTTCGTCTTCGAAGAGGGCGATTTCTTCCAGGTGACGGAGGAAGTAGCGGTCAATCTTGGTGATTTCGTAAAGCTTTTCGATGTCCCAACCGCGGCGGAATGCGGCGTAAACCACGAAGATGCGTTCTGCGCTGGGGCGTGCAACTTCCTTGGCCAAGGTTTCGTCATCGTAAGCCAGGAACTGTTCGCACTTGGCGCAAGCACCGAAGCCGCCGAAACCAGTTTCCAGAGAGCGGAGAGCCTTCTGGATGGACTGCTTGAAGTTGGTGCCGATAGCCATGGCTTCGCCCACAGACTTCATCTGGGTGCCAAGAGTGCTATCTGCCTTGGGGAACTTTTCGAAGGTAAAGCGAGGAACCTTGGTAACAACGTAGTCCAAAGCCGGTTCGAAGCAGCTAGGAGTGGACTGTGTAATGTCGTTCTTCAGTTCGTCAAGAGTGTAACCCACAGCCAGCAAAGCTGCGATCTTTGCGATGGGGAAGCCGGTTGCCTTGGAAGCAAGAGCAGAAGAACGGCTAACGCGGGGGTTCATTTCGATAATGATGCGGCGTCCCGTCTTGGGGTCGATAGACCACTGAACGTTGGATCCACCGGTTTCAACACCGATAGCTTCCATAACCTTCAGGGAGTCGTCACGCATGGCCTGGTAGGCACGGTCATCCAGAGACTGGATGGGGGCCACGGTAATGGAGTCGCCAGTGTGAACGCCCATGGGGTCCAGGTTTTCGATGGAGCAGACGATAACGGCATTGCCCTTCTTATCGCGCATGACTTCCATTTCGAATTCCTTCCAGCCCAGGAGGGATTCTTCAATCAAGACTTCGTTGTTGAGGGATGCGTCAAGACCGCGGGTCACGATAGCTTCGAATTCGTCTTCGCTATATGCGATACCGCCGCCGGTACCACCCAGGGTAAAGCCCGGACGGATGATCAAAGGCCAGCTGCCGATGGTCTGTGCGATTGCCTTAGCTTCGCTCATGGAGTGTGCAGAACCGGAGCGGGGGAGGTCCAGGCCGATGTTCAGCATGGCGTCCTTAAAGAGCTTACGGTCTTCTGCGCGGGCGATGGATTCTGCTTTGGCGCCGATCAGTTCCACGTTGTAGCGGTTGAGAATGCCCTTTTCGTGGAGTTCCATGGCCAGGTTCAAAGCGGTCTGGCCACCCAGAGTGGGGAGCAATGCATCGGGGCGTTCGCGGCGGATGATTTCGTGAAGAATATCAGCGCTCAGCGGTTCGATGTAAGTACGGTCGGCCATTTCCGGGTCGGTCATGATGGTTGCCGGGTTGGAGTTCACCAGAACCACTTCGTAACCTTCGCGGCGGAGCACCTTACAAGCCTGTACGCCGGAGTAGTCAAATTCGCAACCCTGACCGATAACGATCGGACCAGAGCCAATGAGCATAATCTTTTTGAGGTCTGTACGCTTAGGCATTCTTGCCTCCCTTAAAAGCTTCAATCATCTTCTTGAATTCTTCGAACAAGTAGTAAGAGTCGTTAGGACCCGGAGCAGATTCCGGATGGTACTGAACGCTGAATGCGGGCATCTTCTTGTGGCGAATGCCTTCCACGGTGTTGTCGTTCAGGTTGATGTGGGTGACTTCCACATCGGCGGGCAGAGTTTCTGCTTCAATAGCGTAGTTGTGGTTCTGGCTGGTGATTTCCACGGAGCCAGTTTCCAGGCGCTTTACCGGGTGGTTGCAGCCATGATGGCCGAACTTCAGCTTGGTCACCTTTGCACCCAGAGCCAGGCCCAGCAGCTGGTTACCCAGGCAGATGCCCATGAGAGGATACTTGCCAAGGAGCTGTTTTACGAGAGCTGCAACCTGGGGCAGAGAGTTGGGGTCGGCAGGACCGTTGGAGAGGAACACGCCATCGGGATTCTTGGCCTGAATCTGCTCGAAGGTAGTGTTGATGGGCATGACGGTCACCTTCATGTCCTGGCTTGCAAGGTCGCGGAGGATGTTGGTCTTGATGCCGAAATCCAGGGCCACCACATTGTACTTGCCCTCGGTAGAAAATTCGTACCCGTTAGGGTCGCTGACCACAGAAGCGT contains:
- the carA gene encoding glutamine-hydrolyzing carbamoyl-phosphate synthase small subunit; the protein is MNDKFNWKAKRERKAFLALADGTVFNGYAFGDAKDTVGEAVFNTGMAGYKQILTDPSYAGQFVVFTTAEVGAYSAKSEKSESRQVFLNGIVINDLCDASENVGEESLDTYMKAQKKPGIAGVDTRALTLHLRDNGAQKAYLHVENFDMSEADAVQKAKEWIGLDGQDYASVVSDPNGYEFSTEGKYNVVALDFGIKTNILRDLASQDMKVTVMPINTTFEQIQAKNPDGVFLSNGPADPNSLPQVAALVKQLLGKYPLMGICLGNQLLGLALGAKVTKLKFGHHGCNHPVKRLETGSVEITSQNHNYAIEAETLPADVEVTHINLNDNTVEGIRHKKMPAFSVQYHPESAPGPNDSYYLFEEFKKMIEAFKGGKNA
- the carB gene encoding carbamoyl-phosphate synthase large subunit, which codes for MPKRTDLKKIMLIGSGPIVIGQGCEFDYSGVQACKVLRREGYEVVLVNSNPATIMTDPEMADRTYIEPLSADILHEIIRRERPDALLPTLGGQTALNLAMELHEKGILNRYNVELIGAKAESIARAEDRKLFKDAMLNIGLDLPRSGSAHSMSEAKAIAQTIGSWPLIIRPGFTLGGTGGGIAYSEDEFEAIVTRGLDASLNNEVLIEESLLGWKEFEMEVMRDKKGNAVIVCSIENLDPMGVHTGDSITVAPIQSLDDRAYQAMRDDSLKVMEAIGVETGGSNVQWSIDPKTGRRIIIEMNPRVSRSSALASKATGFPIAKIAALLAVGYTLDELKNDITQSTPSCFEPALDYVVTKVPRFTFEKFPKADSTLGTQMKSVGEAMAIGTNFKQSIQKALRSLETGFGGFGACAKCEQFLAYDDETLAKEVARPSAERIFVVYAAFRRGWDIEKLYEITKIDRYFLRHLEEIALFEDEIKSAGSLENLCKDKDLFRQAKEFGFSDIQIGYLFGKTPEEVMAARNAINLKPSYYSVDTCAGEFEAITPYYYSCYAEHTEPVREVPNRPKNKRIMVLGGGPNRIGQGIEFDYCCCHAAFTLKKQGYEVIMVNSNPETVSTDYDTSDKLYFEPLTLEDVMGIYERENCAGVIVQFGGQTPLNLAMRL